In a single window of the Kiloniellales bacterium genome:
- a CDS encoding ABC transporter ATP-binding protein, which translates to MTPQIEVESVSKAFGGVQANRNISLSVPQGRITGLIGPNGSGKTTLFNSVVGYHPIDSGSIRFEGREISKLRVPQIARLGLLRTFQQTRIYSKMNCVENMLISVPHRSGGWSTMFGEFPAELTEKAEHLLEFVGLYSKRRLISGDLSFGQQKLLEFAMALMNEPKTLLLDEPTAGINPTLINGLIDRLKRANQEFGITLFVIEHNMRVIMNLAERIYCLAHGELLAEGTPDQIRNDQRVVDAYLGAH; encoded by the coding sequence ATGACACCGCAGATCGAAGTCGAGAGCGTCTCCAAGGCCTTCGGCGGCGTCCAGGCCAACCGCAACATCTCGCTGTCCGTGCCCCAGGGCCGGATCACCGGCCTGATCGGCCCCAACGGCTCTGGCAAGACCACCCTGTTCAACTCGGTGGTCGGCTATCACCCCATCGACAGCGGCTCGATCCGCTTCGAGGGCCGCGAGATCTCCAAGCTGCGGGTGCCGCAGATCGCGCGCCTGGGGCTGCTGCGGACCTTCCAGCAGACCCGCATCTATTCCAAGATGAACTGCGTCGAGAACATGCTGATCTCGGTCCCGCACCGCAGCGGCGGCTGGTCGACCATGTTCGGCGAGTTTCCCGCGGAGCTGACGGAGAAGGCCGAGCACCTGCTGGAGTTCGTCGGCCTCTACAGCAAGCGCCGGCTGATCTCGGGCGACCTCTCCTTCGGCCAGCAGAAGCTGCTGGAGTTCGCCATGGCGTTGATGAACGAGCCCAAGACCCTGCTGCTCGACGAGCCGACGGCGGGCATCAACCCGACCCTGATCAACGGGTTGATCGATCGCCTGAAGCGGGCCAACCAGGAATTCGGCATCACCCTCTTCGTCATCGAGCACAACATGCGCGTCATCATGAACTTGGCCGAGCGCATCTATTGCCTGGCCCATGGCGAGCTGCTGGCAGAAGGCACGCCCGATCAGATCCGCAACGACCAAAGGGTCGTCGACGCCTACCTGGGAGCGCATTGA
- a CDS encoding branched-chain amino acid ABC transporter permease: protein MSLTARQIGLYTAVLIAGIAAPLLFPAYTNQLSVLWVMILFALTWDIMGGQMGYNSLGNIFFFGAGMYICAVVQIGLYYDVGAYTSAFGAIKVDFTFDQYFTGLALGLVVAAILSALFAVVFGWIVFGLRGPYFAIGTLGVAIAAGELVGAWGWVGGGGGISMPTYPGEPDTRSLIYYFLSMLAAIATFIFLRWLYAKRFKLAINAIRDDEEKAEAMGLHTVRHKTVAWAIAAFFLGISGGIFGNMIGFIEPLEVAFPTVTFGIFMVVMALLGGKGTLWGPVLGATLFHVIKEVTWTHLEGWQWVALGLVLIVSVVYFQQGILGWAQDRWPEFFGIRVEAAPAEDAEAPAGAPQRAGE from the coding sequence ATGAGTCTCACCGCCCGTCAGATCGGCCTCTACACCGCGGTCCTCATCGCCGGGATCGCGGCGCCGCTTCTTTTTCCCGCCTACACCAACCAGCTCTCGGTGCTCTGGGTCATGATCCTCTTCGCCCTGACCTGGGACATCATGGGCGGACAGATGGGCTACAACTCGCTGGGCAACATCTTTTTCTTCGGCGCTGGGATGTACATCTGCGCGGTAGTGCAGATCGGCCTCTACTACGACGTCGGCGCCTACACCTCGGCCTTCGGCGCGATCAAGGTCGACTTCACCTTCGATCAATACTTCACGGGCCTTGCCCTGGGCTTGGTCGTGGCCGCGATCCTCTCCGCGCTCTTCGCCGTTGTCTTCGGCTGGATCGTCTTCGGGCTTCGAGGCCCCTACTTCGCCATCGGGACCTTGGGCGTTGCGATCGCGGCGGGCGAGCTGGTCGGTGCCTGGGGTTGGGTCGGCGGCGGCGGCGGCATCTCAATGCCGACCTACCCGGGAGAGCCGGATACCCGCTCGCTGATCTACTACTTCCTCTCGATGCTGGCCGCCATCGCGACCTTCATCTTCCTGCGCTGGCTCTACGCCAAGCGCTTCAAGCTGGCGATCAACGCGATCCGCGACGACGAGGAAAAGGCCGAGGCCATGGGCCTGCACACGGTGCGCCACAAGACGGTCGCCTGGGCCATCGCGGCCTTCTTCCTGGGCATCTCCGGCGGCATCTTCGGCAACATGATCGGCTTCATAGAGCCCCTCGAGGTCGCCTTCCCGACCGTCACCTTTGGCATCTTCATGGTCGTCATGGCCCTGCTCGGCGGCAAGGGCACGCTCTGGGGGCCCGTCCTCGGCGCCACTCTGTTCCACGTGATCAAGGAAGTCACCTGGACCCACCTCGAGGGCTGGCAGTGGGTCGCGCTGGGCCTGGTCCTGATCGTCAGCGTTGTCTACTTCCAGCAGGGCATCCTGGGTTGGGCGCAGGACCGCTGGCCCGAGTTCTTCGGCATTCGGGTCGAGGCCGCCCCGGCCGAGGACGCGGAGGCGCCGGCCGGCGCGCCGCAGAGGGCGGGCGAATGA
- a CDS encoding branched-chain amino acid ABC transporter permease codes for MLDNLSVLTIAPVFNVQLLLDGLFIGAIFALAAYGLALVWGVMNVKNLAQGDFVIMGGYLALELGRFGIHPILSLPIVAVVMFGFGWIVYILVIRRVIDRDLFTSLLATFGIALVIQQALNLAYGPEVRVAESGFDTRYIFDGQVTIAEIKLISFVLAALLASAIVIFMKRSRIGQAIRATAQDPRAAKIMGIDTDRVYAFTYSLNSAICGAAGVLIVMIWVIQPFYGITHSVRSFVIVTAAGFGNLPGVITAGLGLGVAEQYSGFVLGAEFQQATVVGLLVAVLVWRQLQQSRVRQVVQ; via the coding sequence ATGCTAGACAACCTTTCCGTCCTGACCATCGCGCCGGTCTTCAACGTCCAGCTTCTGCTCGACGGTCTCTTCATCGGCGCGATCTTCGCGCTCGCGGCCTACGGTCTCGCCCTGGTCTGGGGGGTGATGAACGTCAAGAATCTGGCCCAGGGTGACTTCGTCATCATGGGCGGCTACCTGGCGCTGGAGCTGGGCCGCTTCGGCATCCATCCGATCCTCTCCCTGCCCATCGTGGCGGTGGTCATGTTCGGCTTCGGCTGGATCGTCTACATCCTGGTGATCCGGCGGGTGATCGACCGCGACCTCTTCACCTCGCTGCTGGCCACCTTCGGCATCGCCCTGGTGATCCAGCAGGCCCTGAACCTCGCCTATGGCCCAGAGGTCCGGGTCGCCGAGTCCGGCTTCGATACCCGCTACATCTTTGACGGACAGGTCACCATCGCCGAGATCAAGCTGATTTCCTTCGTCCTGGCCGCCCTTCTCGCCTCGGCGATCGTGATTTTCATGAAGCGCAGCCGGATCGGTCAGGCGATCCGCGCGACGGCCCAGGACCCGCGGGCGGCCAAGATCATGGGCATCGACACCGACCGGGTCTACGCCTTCACCTACTCGCTCAACTCGGCGATCTGCGGCGCTGCCGGCGTGCTGATCGTGATGATCTGGGTGATCCAGCCCTTCTACGGCATCACCCATTCGGTGCGTTCCTTCGTCATCGTCACCGCGGCCGGCTTCGGCAACCTGCCGGGGGTGATCACGGCCGGCCTCGGGCTGGGCGTGGCGGAGCAGTACAGCGGCTTCGTCCTTGGCGCCGAGTTCCAGCAGGCGACGGTGGTCGGCCTGCTGGTCGCCGTCCTAGTTTGGCGCCAGCTGCAGCAGAGCCGGGTCCGGCAGGTGGTGCAATGA
- a CDS encoding amino acid ABC transporter substrate-binding protein: MSTMKPVSSLLATAATVGLLVAGPANAKVEGDTIVLGSAISLTGKYATNGIHAQNGYEIAVARINEMGGVKVGGKSYKLDIVYYDDESTPARGAQLAERLIKQDGIQFMLGPYSSGLTKAIAPVTEKYKIPMVEAEGASRSLFTQGYKYLFAVLSTSEQYLASAIDLAAELAEKNGKKPSDIKIAMAFENDPFSLDVRAGVMEDAKKYDMKIVIDDKLPRDLSDMSATLTKAKALKPDLLIVSGHSKGAATAVRQINEMKIDVPMIAMTHCEAAKVTDKFGAGANDILCSTQWAETLSYEDEYFGTAADFHEKFKNTFEGYTTVPYQSAQAAAAVMVWKDAFERADSFDIEKVRDAIAATEMNTFYGPIKFSEAGNNIAKPMVLRQIQDGKYNVVAPSKWASHPVNFPRKAP; this comes from the coding sequence ATGTCCACCATGAAACCCGTGAGCAGCCTCCTGGCCACGGCTGCGACGGTCGGCCTCTTGGTTGCCGGGCCGGCCAACGCCAAGGTCGAGGGTGACACCATCGTCCTCGGCTCGGCCATATCCCTGACCGGCAAGTACGCCACCAACGGCATTCACGCCCAGAACGGCTACGAGATCGCCGTCGCGCGCATCAACGAAATGGGCGGCGTCAAGGTCGGTGGCAAGTCCTACAAGCTGGACATCGTCTACTACGACGACGAGTCGACACCGGCCCGCGGCGCCCAGCTCGCCGAGCGCCTGATCAAGCAGGACGGCATCCAGTTCATGCTTGGACCGTATTCCTCGGGCCTGACCAAGGCCATCGCGCCGGTCACCGAGAAGTACAAGATTCCGATGGTCGAGGCCGAGGGCGCCTCGCGCTCGCTCTTCACCCAGGGCTACAAGTACCTCTTCGCCGTGCTCTCGACGTCGGAGCAATATCTGGCCAGCGCCATCGACCTCGCGGCCGAGCTGGCGGAGAAGAACGGCAAGAAGCCTTCCGACATCAAGATCGCCATGGCCTTCGAGAACGATCCCTTCTCGCTCGACGTCCGCGCGGGCGTGATGGAGGACGCGAAGAAGTACGACATGAAGATCGTGATCGACGACAAGCTGCCGCGCGATCTCTCCGACATGTCGGCCACGCTGACCAAGGCCAAGGCGCTCAAGCCCGACCTGCTGATCGTCTCGGGGCACTCCAAGGGTGCGGCCACCGCGGTGCGCCAGATCAACGAGATGAAGATCGACGTGCCGATGATCGCCATGACCCACTGCGAGGCGGCCAAGGTCACGGACAAGTTCGGCGCCGGCGCCAACGACATCCTCTGCTCGACCCAGTGGGCCGAGACCCTGTCCTACGAGGACGAGTACTTCGGCACCGCGGCCGACTTCCACGAGAAGTTCAAGAACACCTTCGAGGGCTACACCACCGTGCCCTACCAGTCGGCCCAGGCGGCCGCCGCGGTCATGGTGTGGAAGGACGCCTTCGAGCGGGCGGACTCCTTCGACATCGAGAAGGTGCGCGATGCCATCGCAGCCACCGAGATGAATACCTTCTACGGTCCGATCAAGTTCTCCGAGGCCGGCAACAACATCGCCAAGCCCATGGTGCTGCGCCAGATCCAGGACGGAAAGTACAACGTCGTGGCGCCCTCGAAGTGGGCCTCCCACCCGGTGAACTTCCCGCGGAAGGCGCCCTGA
- a CDS encoding nitroreductase family protein, whose translation MPDALDKLRLALERRFADPPVAPDLANGLETLAGMAGRGAQRAFTAQPLDQGLVRLLCAVALASPTKSDLQQRDILRISDPDLRQAVNGLIEAQAWIADAPELLIFCGNNRRQRQLHAWRGRPFVNDHLDAFFNAAVDAAIALGAFVTAAEAVGLGCCPVSAVRNEAQRLSELLELPDHVFPVAGLALGWPAGPAEISQRLPLAVTLHENRFGSANPRSAVEAYDRARTATQPYAKQRFTKDYGEDPDYGWSEDKARQYSKPERADFGAFIRAKGFKLD comes from the coding sequence ATGCCTGACGCGCTCGACAAGCTTCGCCTGGCCTTGGAACGACGATTTGCCGATCCGCCGGTCGCGCCGGATCTGGCCAATGGGTTGGAAACCCTGGCGGGCATGGCCGGCCGTGGGGCCCAGCGAGCCTTCACGGCGCAGCCCCTGGACCAGGGCCTTGTCCGCCTGCTCTGCGCGGTCGCCCTCGCGTCGCCGACCAAGAGCGACCTCCAGCAGCGCGATATCCTGCGGATCTCGGATCCCGATCTGCGGCAGGCCGTCAACGGCTTGATCGAGGCCCAGGCCTGGATCGCAGACGCGCCGGAGCTGCTGATTTTCTGCGGCAACAACCGACGCCAGCGTCAGCTCCACGCCTGGCGCGGCCGGCCCTTCGTCAACGACCACCTCGATGCCTTCTTCAACGCCGCGGTCGACGCGGCCATCGCCCTCGGCGCCTTCGTCACCGCGGCCGAAGCAGTCGGCCTCGGCTGCTGCCCGGTCTCGGCGGTGCGCAATGAGGCGCAGCGGCTCAGCGAGTTGCTCGAGCTGCCAGACCACGTCTTCCCGGTCGCCGGACTGGCCCTGGGCTGGCCGGCCGGCCCGGCAGAGATCAGCCAGCGCCTGCCGCTCGCGGTGACCCTGCACGAGAACCGCTTCGGGTCCGCCAATCCGCGGTCGGCGGTCGAGGCCTACGACAGGGCCAGGACGGCGACGCAGCCCTATGCGAAGCAGCGTTTCACCAAGGACTACGGAGAAGACCCCGACTACGGCTGGTCAGAAGACAAGGCGCGCCAGTACTCCAAGCCGGAACGCGCGGACTTCGGCGCTTTCATCCGTGCCAAGGGCTTCAAGCTCGACTGA
- a CDS encoding Na(+)/H(+) antiporter subunit D, giving the protein MTSLSPGLILILGALAVPLLRGQARNLYMLALPVLGLASVLLLEPGSHWQLSVLGIDLEIVRVDRLSTIFGIIFCIAAALGVLYSLHDQDPVQQVAGLIYAGAAIGAVFAGDLVTLFVFWELTAIASVFLIWARRSERAYRAGMRYLIIQVGSGVLLLAGAILHFDATGSLVFGELGLGSLGTNLIFLAFGIKCAFPLLHNWLEDAYPEATVSGTVMLSAFTTKLAVYSLARGFPGTEILIYIGVSMTAFPIFYAVIENDLRRVLAYSLNNQLGFMVAGIGVGSQLALNGTAAHAFCHIIYKALLFMSMGAVLHRTGTIKGSELGGLYKSMPWTAGFCIVGAASISAFPLFSGFVSKSLILSAIAEEGYFVPWLILLFASAGVFHHSGIKIPFFAFFAHDSGIRVKEAPANMLAAMAIAAFLCIGIGVYPAPLYALLPFDVDYQPYTAEHVVTQLQLLLFSALAFTWLMRTGLYPPELRSVNLDSDWIYRRALPRLIHAGAEIFKPLEMGLRQAGLRAVYAVILRTERHHGPTGILGRTWTTGDTVMWVAILLGVYLILFFL; this is encoded by the coding sequence ATGACTAGCTTGTCCCCGGGCCTGATCCTGATCCTCGGCGCGCTGGCGGTGCCGCTGCTGCGCGGCCAGGCGCGCAATCTCTACATGCTGGCCCTGCCGGTCCTGGGGCTGGCCAGCGTGCTCCTGCTCGAGCCGGGCAGCCACTGGCAGCTCTCGGTCCTGGGCATCGACCTGGAGATTGTCCGCGTGGACCGCCTGTCGACGATCTTCGGCATCATCTTCTGCATCGCCGCGGCACTCGGCGTCCTCTACAGCCTGCACGACCAGGACCCGGTACAGCAGGTCGCCGGCCTGATCTACGCCGGCGCCGCCATCGGCGCGGTCTTCGCAGGGGACCTGGTGACGCTCTTCGTGTTCTGGGAACTGACGGCGATTGCCTCGGTGTTTCTCATCTGGGCGCGGCGCAGCGAGCGCGCCTATCGTGCCGGGATGCGCTACCTGATCATCCAGGTCGGCTCGGGGGTGCTGCTGCTGGCCGGGGCCATCCTGCACTTCGATGCGACCGGCTCGCTGGTCTTCGGCGAGCTCGGCCTGGGCAGCCTCGGGACCAACCTGATCTTCCTGGCCTTCGGCATCAAATGCGCCTTCCCCCTGCTGCACAACTGGCTGGAGGACGCCTATCCCGAGGCGACCGTCAGCGGCACGGTGATGCTGAGCGCCTTCACGACCAAGCTGGCGGTCTATTCCCTGGCGCGCGGCTTTCCGGGCACCGAGATCCTGATCTACATCGGCGTCTCCATGACCGCCTTCCCGATCTTCTACGCGGTCATCGAGAACGACCTGCGCCGGGTCCTGGCCTACAGCCTCAACAACCAGCTCGGCTTCATGGTCGCGGGCATCGGCGTTGGCAGCCAGCTGGCCCTCAACGGCACGGCGGCGCACGCCTTCTGCCACATCATCTACAAGGCCCTGCTGTTCATGTCGATGGGGGCCGTCCTGCACCGCACCGGCACGATCAAGGGCTCGGAACTGGGCGGGCTCTACAAGTCGATGCCCTGGACAGCCGGCTTCTGCATCGTCGGCGCCGCCTCGATCTCGGCCTTTCCGCTGTTCAGCGGCTTCGTCTCGAAGTCCCTGATCCTGAGCGCGATCGCCGAGGAGGGCTACTTCGTGCCCTGGCTGATCCTGCTCTTCGCCTCGGCCGGCGTGTTCCACCACTCGGGCATCAAGATCCCCTTCTTTGCCTTCTTCGCCCACGACAGCGGCATCCGGGTCAAGGAGGCGCCGGCCAACATGCTGGCCGCCATGGCCATCGCCGCCTTCCTGTGCATCGGCATCGGGGTCTATCCGGCGCCGCTCTACGCCCTGCTGCCCTTCGACGTGGACTATCAGCCCTACACGGCAGAGCATGTCGTGACCCAGCTTCAGCTCCTGCTGTTCTCGGCGCTGGCCTTCACCTGGCTGATGCGCACGGGCCTCTACCCGCCGGAGCTGCGCTCGGTGAATCTGGACAGCGACTGGATCTACCGGCGCGCCCTGCCGCGGCTGATCCATGCCGGGGCCGAGATCTTCAAGCCCCTGGAGATGGGCCTCCGCCAGGCGGGCCTGCGCGCGGTCTATGCCGTGATCCTGCGCACCGAACGCCATCATGGGCCGACAGGGATCCTTGGCCGGACCTGGACCACCGGGGACACGGTGATGTGGGTCGCGATCCTGCTCGGGGTCTACCTGATCCTCTTTTTCCTCTGA
- a CDS encoding monovalent cation/H+ antiporter subunit D family protein, translating to MTAETKILLALLVPSLGALLISLSGRRPNLREAVTLITAVLLFGDVLLLLPEIAAGSRPSLTLTQIQIFPSVPIRFEVEPLGMMFAVIASGLWIVNSLYSIGYMRGNQEQNQTRFYVCFATALASTMGVAFAGNMLTLFIFYEALTLSTYPLVTHKGNEEAKAGGRVYLGILLATSIGLLLLGMLATWNIAGTLDFLPGGILEGKASGPLLGLLLFLYMFGIGKAALMPIHRWLPSAMVAPTPVSALLHAVAVVKAGVFTVLKVTVYIFGVDFLGRSGLGDWVAYVAAATILLASLVAMTKDNLKARLAYSTVSQLSYVVLGAMLASTLGVIGGGMHIAMHAVGKITLFFCAGAIYVATHKTEISEMAGIGRSMPITMSAFFLGSLSIIGLPPFGGAWSKWYLALGAAETGHTLLVAVLMISSLLNVAYLMPIVARAFFLPPPESASSAAVGIREAPMFCVVPLSITALGCLALFFYADSVYDFLTLLVTPQG from the coding sequence GTGACGGCGGAGACCAAGATCCTGCTGGCGCTCCTGGTGCCGTCGCTCGGCGCGCTGCTGATCAGCCTCAGCGGCCGCCGGCCCAACCTGCGCGAGGCGGTCACGCTGATCACGGCCGTCCTGCTGTTCGGCGACGTCCTGCTGCTGCTGCCCGAAATCGCCGCCGGGTCCCGGCCGTCGCTCACCCTGACCCAGATCCAGATCTTCCCCAGCGTGCCGATCCGCTTTGAGGTCGAGCCCCTAGGCATGATGTTCGCGGTCATCGCCTCGGGCCTCTGGATCGTCAACTCGCTTTATTCCATCGGCTACATGCGCGGGAACCAGGAGCAGAACCAGACCCGCTTCTACGTCTGCTTCGCGACTGCACTGGCCAGCACCATGGGCGTCGCCTTCGCCGGCAACATGCTAACCTTGTTCATATTCTATGAGGCGCTGACGCTTTCGACCTATCCCCTTGTGACCCACAAGGGCAATGAGGAGGCCAAAGCCGGCGGGCGGGTCTACCTGGGGATCCTGCTGGCCACCTCGATCGGCCTGCTGCTTCTGGGAATGCTGGCGACCTGGAACATTGCGGGGACTCTCGATTTCCTGCCCGGCGGCATCCTCGAGGGCAAGGCCTCGGGTCCACTGCTCGGCCTTCTGCTGTTCCTCTACATGTTCGGCATCGGCAAGGCGGCCTTGATGCCCATCCACCGCTGGCTGCCCTCGGCCATGGTCGCGCCGACCCCCGTCAGCGCCCTGCTCCACGCGGTCGCCGTGGTCAAGGCCGGGGTCTTCACAGTGCTCAAGGTGACGGTCTACATCTTCGGGGTCGACTTCCTGGGCCGCAGCGGGCTCGGCGACTGGGTGGCCTACGTGGCGGCTGCAACCATCCTGCTCGCTTCCCTGGTCGCCATGACCAAAGACAACCTCAAGGCGCGGCTGGCCTACTCGACGGTGAGCCAGTTGTCCTATGTGGTGCTGGGGGCGATGCTGGCCAGCACGCTCGGCGTCATCGGCGGCGGCATGCACATCGCCATGCACGCCGTCGGCAAGATCACGTTGTTTTTCTGCGCCGGGGCGATCTACGTCGCCACCCACAAGACCGAGATCAGCGAGATGGCCGGGATCGGCCGCAGCATGCCGATCACCATGTCCGCCTTCTTTCTGGGTTCGCTCAGCATCATCGGCCTGCCGCCTTTCGGCGGCGCCTGGAGCAAATGGTATCTCGCCTTGGGCGCAGCGGAGACCGGCCATACTCTGCTGGTTGCCGTGCTGATGATCTCCTCACTGCTGAACGTCGCTTACTTGATGCCGATCGTCGCCAGAGCCTTCTTCCTGCCCCCGCCCGAAAGCGCCAGTTCGGCCGCCGTCGGGATCCGCGAAGCGCCTATGTTCTGCGTCGTGCCGCTGTCGATCACCGCGCTGGGCTGCCTGGCGCTCTTCTTCTATGCCGACAGTGTCTACGACTTCCTGACGCTCCTCGTCACGCCACAGGGATGA
- a CDS encoding monovalent cation/H+ antiporter subunit D family protein has translation MISAHLPALQVVVPLIAAPLCVILRRGTWTWALALLVSWISLAISVFLLGQVLDDGPLSYAFGGWEPPWGIEYRIDALNAYVLLIVSIVGAVVLPFARRSALEEVPESLHSLFYASFLLCLTGLLGVTITGDAFNLFVFLEISSLSSYVLISLGRDRRALHAAFQYLILGTIGATFIVIGIGLLYMATGTLNMADLANRLPYVDESRTVLVSFAFITVGATLKLALFPLHFWLPNAYAFAPSAVTAFLAATATKVGVYILLRFFFTVYSFDFPLKAITLQGMLMPLSVIAVLVASTVAIFETNVKRMLAYSSVAQIGYMILGLSFISVTGVTAGILHIFNHALMKGGLFLALGCVFLRLGSVELDRLRGLGRRMPLTMFAFVLGGLSLIGVPLTAGFVSKWYLVLGALEDDRWLVALAVLVGSLLALVYVWRVVEVAYLQPPSDDAKVAEAPLSMLIPTWVLIGASIYFGIETSLSVGVAKTAAELLLDVGPSP, from the coding sequence GTGATCTCCGCCCACCTGCCCGCGCTCCAGGTGGTGGTGCCGCTGATCGCGGCGCCGCTCTGCGTGATCCTGCGCCGGGGAACCTGGACCTGGGCGCTCGCGCTCCTGGTCTCCTGGATCAGCCTGGCGATCTCCGTGTTCTTGCTCGGCCAGGTGTTGGACGACGGCCCGTTGTCCTATGCCTTCGGCGGCTGGGAGCCGCCCTGGGGCATCGAGTACCGGATCGACGCGCTCAACGCTTATGTTCTGCTGATCGTCTCCATCGTCGGCGCCGTGGTCCTGCCCTTCGCGCGGCGGAGCGCGCTGGAGGAGGTCCCGGAATCCCTGCACAGCCTGTTCTACGCCAGCTTTCTGCTTTGCCTGACCGGTCTGCTCGGCGTGACGATCACCGGCGATGCCTTCAACCTCTTCGTGTTCCTGGAGATCTCGTCGCTGTCGTCCTACGTGCTGATAAGCCTGGGCCGCGACCGCCGGGCGCTGCACGCCGCCTTCCAGTACCTGATCCTGGGCACCATCGGCGCCACCTTCATCGTGATCGGCATCGGTCTGCTCTACATGGCCACTGGCACATTGAACATGGCCGATTTGGCGAACCGCCTGCCCTACGTCGACGAGAGCCGCACGGTCTTGGTCTCCTTCGCCTTCATCACTGTCGGCGCCACGCTCAAGCTAGCGCTGTTTCCGCTGCACTTCTGGCTGCCCAACGCCTACGCCTTCGCGCCCTCGGCGGTCACCGCCTTCCTGGCGGCGACGGCGACCAAGGTCGGGGTCTATATCCTTCTGCGCTTCTTCTTCACAGTCTACAGCTTCGACTTCCCCCTCAAGGCGATCACTCTCCAGGGCATGCTGATGCCGCTGTCGGTCATCGCCGTCCTGGTTGCCTCGACCGTGGCGATTTTCGAGACCAACGTGAAGCGGATGCTGGCCTATTCCAGCGTCGCCCAGATCGGCTACATGATCCTTGGGCTCTCCTTCATCTCCGTCACCGGGGTCACCGCCGGGATCCTGCACATCTTTAACCACGCCCTTATGAAGGGCGGCCTGTTCCTTGCGCTGGGCTGCGTTTTCCTCCGCCTCGGCTCGGTCGAGCTCGACCGGCTGCGCGGCCTGGGGCGGCGCATGCCGCTGACCATGTTCGCCTTCGTCCTCGGCGGATTGAGCCTGATCGGCGTGCCCCTGACGGCCGGCTTCGTCAGCAAGTGGTACCTGGTGCTCGGCGCTCTGGAGGACGACCGCTGGCTGGTCGCCCTGGCGGTGCTGGTCGGCTCGCTGCTTGCTCTAGTCTACGTCTGGCGCGTGGTCGAAGTCGCTTATCTCCAGCCCCCGTCGGATGACGCCAAGGTGGCGGAGGCACCGCTGTCGATGCTGATCCCGACCTGGGTGCTGATCGGCGCCAGTATCTACTTCGGCATCGAGACCTCCCTCTCGGTCGGCGTCGCAAAGACCGCCGCGGAACTCCTTCTCGACGTGGGTCCGTCACCGTGA
- a CDS encoding cation:proton antiporter subunit C gives MELLGLYNYWIVVVLMMAGFYTVIAFDNLVKKIVGLTIFQTSVFILYISMGKVSGGTAPILTGEPEVFSNPLPHVLILTAIVVGISTTALGLALIVRIKEAYGTIEEDEIQAQDDRQ, from the coding sequence GTGGAGCTGCTCGGTCTTTACAACTACTGGATCGTGGTCGTGCTGATGATGGCGGGCTTCTACACCGTCATCGCCTTCGACAACCTGGTGAAGAAGATCGTCGGGCTGACCATCTTCCAGACCTCGGTCTTCATTCTCTACATATCGATGGGCAAGGTCAGCGGCGGTACCGCACCGATCCTGACCGGCGAACCCGAGGTCTTCTCCAACCCCCTGCCCCACGTCCTGATCCTGACCGCGATCGTGGTCGGCATCTCGACCACAGCGCTCGGCCTGGCGCTCATCGTCCGCATCAAGGAAGCCTACGGCACCATCGAGGAAGACGAAATCCAGGCCCAGGACGACCGCCAGTGA
- a CDS encoding Na(+)/H(+) antiporter subunit B, with protein sequence MRRHLVLRVVAKLLIPPILLFALYVQFHGDFGPGGGFQAGVIFGAGFILYALIYGVENAQRVAPPGLVRFLVALGVLIFAGVGVVDLLLGGNYLDYDVMAKDPVAGQHIGILLVELGVGITVAAVMMTIFFAFAGRER encoded by the coding sequence ATGAGACGCCATCTCGTCCTTCGGGTCGTCGCCAAGCTGCTGATCCCCCCGATCCTGCTCTTCGCGCTCTACGTCCAGTTCCACGGCGATTTCGGTCCCGGCGGAGGTTTCCAGGCCGGTGTGATCTTCGGAGCCGGCTTCATCCTCTATGCGCTGATCTACGGCGTGGAGAACGCCCAGCGCGTCGCGCCGCCCGGCCTGGTCCGCTTCCTGGTCGCGCTCGGCGTTTTGATCTTTGCCGGAGTCGGGGTCGTCGACCTGCTGCTGGGCGGCAACTACCTGGACTACGACGTCATGGCCAAGGACCCTGTGGCGGGCCAGCACATCGGCATTCTTCTTGTCGAGCTCGGCGTCGGAATCACCGTCGCGGCGGTAATGATGACCATCTTCTTCGCCTTTGCGGGACGGGAGCGCTAG